The Pirellulales bacterium genomic interval AGGGACGGCCTGGAAATCTCGGCGCGCCGCGACTCCGTCTTGCGGCGCCCCCGGACGTTTGCCCAGGCCGCGACGCTCGCAGTTGTCGCAACGACCGCACGGCTCGGCGTTTTCCTGGCCGAAGTACGCCAGGATCTCGCGCTCGCGGCAGCGCGACGTATCGGCGAAGGCGATCATCTGATTGAGCTTTTCATATTCGGCCTCTTTGTGTTCTTCGAGCGTCTTGAAGTCGAGTTCCAGCTTGCTGAACGGTTTGCTGCGCTCGATCATGCGAATGGCGCGGCCGCGAAAGGGAGGAATATAATCGAACGCCTTCAGGCTGCGCAGCTCGCGCAGCGTGCGGGCCAGGGCGGCCGAATCGGTTTCGAGCGCCGACATCAGCTCGCGCGGCGGAATATCGACCCACTCGTGCCGCACCGAGCCGACGAAGCGTTCGATGGCCTGCAACAGCCGCCGCTGGGCCTTCGCCTGCCGCGGCAGCAGATCGACGAGCGTCGGCAGGTCGCTGTCGAGCTTGACGCGGGCCATGTTCTCGCGGCTTTCCAGCCGCTCCAGCACGCCGGCCTGCTCCAGCAACTGCTCGCACGTGCCCACGCCGTCGGCGCTGATCTGCAAATTGAGCGCGTCTTTGATCTCTTGCTGCGTCAGCTCGATCACCTCGCGGTCGGTCCGCCGTAGGTGATCGTAGACTTTCTCCACCACGTCGCGGGCCGGATAGGCGCTTTCGATGAAAAACTCTTGAATCTTCCGGTCACCGTAGCTGTAGAGCAGCAGGCAGCGCGAAGCAAGCCCGTCGCGGCCCGCGCGGCCCGCCTCCTGATAATAACCTTCCAGCGTGCCGGGCAAATTGTAATGCACGACGAACCGCACGTCGGGCTTGTCGATGCCCATGCCGAAGGCCGTCGTGGCCACGACGATGTCGCATTGGCCCTGCATGAACTTGTCCTGGGCCAGGCGGCGTTCTTCGGGGGTCATGCCGGCGTGATAGACGACCGCCGAGCGGCCGACCGTCTGCCGGATCGCCTCGGCCACTTCCTCGCACCGCTTGCGCGACGAGGCGTAGACGATGCCCGAACCGGGCGAGCTGAGCAAAAAATCTTCCAGCATGCGTTCCTTGCCGCCCTTGCCGTAAGGAAGCTGCACTTCGTAGCGGAGGTTCGGCCGCACAAAGCCGGTGATGAACACGCGGGGCGAGCGGAGCGCGAGCTGCTGGCTGATGTCTTGCCGCACGGCGTCGGTGGCGGTGGCCGTCAGGGCGATGGTGGGCGGCATGCCCAGCATGGCCCGGAAACGGCCGAGCCGGGCGTAATCGGGCCGGAAGTCGTGCCCCCATTGGCTGATGCAGTGGGCCTCGTCGACCGCCAGCAGGTTCAGCTTCGCGGCCCGCACGGCCTCCAAAAACCGTGGGCTGCGGAACCGTTCGGGCACGACATACACCAGCGGATATTCTCCGGCCGCCATGGCCTGCAAGCGGGCATGCTGTTCGGCCTGATCGAGCGTGCTATTGATGAACGTGGCATTCAGGCCGCGCGCCAGAAGCTGATCGACCTGGTCCTTCATGAGGGCGATCAGGGGCGAGACGACGAGCGTCACGCCGGGCTGAGCCAGGGCCGGAAGCTGATAGCAGAGGCTTTTGCCGCCGCCGGTGGGCATGACGCACAGGCAGTCTTGCCCGGCCAGCACCGTCTCGATCACTTCACGCTGGCCGGGGCGAAAGCGGGTCAGGCCGAATCGCGGCAGGAGCGTTTCGGGAGCGGTGACGGTGGCCTGAGACATCGCGATTTTGGATTTTGGATTTTCGATTTTGGATTGCCGCGGGGCCTTGCCGCGGCATGGGCCATTGTACGGTGCAAACGGGTCG includes:
- a CDS encoding RecQ family ATP-dependent DNA helicase, encoding MSQATVTAPETLLPRFGLTRFRPGQREVIETVLAGQDCLCVMPTGGGKSLCYQLPALAQPGVTLVVSPLIALMKDQVDQLLARGLNATFINSTLDQAEQHARLQAMAAGEYPLVYVVPERFRSPRFLEAVRAAKLNLLAVDEAHCISQWGHDFRPDYARLGRFRAMLGMPPTIALTATATDAVRQDISQQLALRSPRVFITGFVRPNLRYEVQLPYGKGGKERMLEDFLLSSPGSGIVYASSRKRCEEVAEAIRQTVGRSAVVYHAGMTPEERRLAQDKFMQGQCDIVVATTAFGMGIDKPDVRFVVHYNLPGTLEGYYQEAGRAGRDGLASRCLLLYSYGDRKIQEFFIESAYPARDVVEKVYDHLRRTDREVIELTQQEIKDALNLQISADGVGTCEQLLEQAGVLERLESRENMARVKLDSDLPTLVDLLPRQAKAQRRLLQAIERFVGSVRHEWVDIPPRELMSALETDSAALARTLRELRSLKAFDYIPPFRGRAIRMIERSKPFSKLELDFKTLEEHKEAEYEKLNQMIAFADTSRCREREILAYFGQENAEPCGRCDNCERRGLGKRPGAPQDGVAARRDFQAVPNEDETGVPARRDSQAVPNEDTQVDGLGRPSSDDDGAPAAVEPEEAVPLSDELVEVIRKILSGVARTQGRFGKHLIAQMLCGSNSAKIKRFGLARLSTYGLLAHFKQDEVVELLDMLLTVRCLDQAGSDHLRPTVQLTELGKSVMTAQSRLDKPLTLSPGLARRFALAKARTAKEPSSKDGPAANVPEAKVVPASVAGQPSHYWTWRLLCAGFSVEECTAIRGCERDVIWDHTLRAAEAGWKVEAAWFLSAEMIDRIAEVVGSEPPSRIRPLLASLPGIRYEEVQYYLKCRQVEHLPLRAGLP